The DNA region GATCGCGCCGGCACCAGCACCGGCTGCCGCCAGGAGACCGAACGGGTACGCGAGGTGGATCCGTTCTGGGTGAAGCTGAAGGACCCCTCGGCCGAGACCGTCACCTTGCCCTCGGCGAAGATCGGAAAGCCGGCCTTGAGAGAGGTCGACACCGAGACCCTGACTCCGGCGGTGTCCGACCACCCCTCGGTCTCCGTCACCGACTTCGTCCCGCTGATCTCGGTCGACTGTTGCAGGGTCGTGTCGTTGCGGTTGGTCACCTTGTCCAACTGCTGGAGTGAGGTTCCGACCAACTGCGCGCGGGAGAGGTCGTAGTCGATGTCATACGCCATGAACTCGACGATGTCGTCCATCTGCCGGCAGACCTGCTTGTTCGCTCCCCCGCCGACGCTGATCGCCGTCACACAGACGTTGTGTCCTGCGGCCGAGGCCGGCAGCACCACCTGGAAGCCGTGTGCCGCACCGAACCTCGGGTAGACGGCGGCCACGTCCGGCCGGTGCTGGTTGGCGACCATGGACCGGGCCAGGGTGCCGTCGATGTGGATGTTCACCGTCAACGGCGTGGTCGGCGCGTCGTCGTCCGCCGTCCAGCCCCAGATGTTCACCCCGTCCCGGGTGACCGTCTGCTGTGCCCCGTCGAAGGCGAGCACCGGAACATGACTCGGCGGCGGCGGCGGATCCTCCGGGAGTCCGGGACCGCACGCCGGCGGTGGCACCGGCACGTCGCAGTACGGTGCCGCCGCTGCCGGCTGCGCCGTCACCAGGGCGGCCGCCCATCCGGTCACGACGGCGGTCAGGACCGCCACGCTCCTTGCTACTCGCATGGATCCTCGATTCGTCGTCGCCTCACAAGAGGCGTCTCTCCGCCCTCCGATTCGGCGGGGCGGCCGTTACGCCTCGAAGTCTGTTTGCGTGGCCGACCCGGTCACCAGGGACGGGCGTCCCTGGTGACCGGGAGGTTGTCCCGACTGAAGACGCGAGCCCGAAGTCCCGGTCAGGGGGTCAGATC from Micromonospora sp. NBC_01739 includes:
- a CDS encoding ETX/MTX2 family pore-forming toxin codes for the protein MRVARSVAVLTAVVTGWAAALVTAQPAAAAPYCDVPVPPPACGPGLPEDPPPPPSHVPVLAFDGAQQTVTRDGVNIWGWTADDDAPTTPLTVNIHIDGTLARSMVANQHRPDVAAVYPRFGAAHGFQVVLPASAAGHNVCVTAISVGGGANKQVCRQMDDIVEFMAYDIDYDLSRAQLVGTSLQQLDKVTNRNDTTLQQSTEISGTKSVTETEGWSDTAGVRVSVSTSLKAGFPIFAEGKVTVSAEGSFSFTQNGSTSRTRSVSWRQPVLVPARSIVEATVTVTHANIRVPYSLSGDFIYRSGARAAGTVGGMFAGGNSENVQVNLKQYNLDGTPAAAPAAQPKATLLKIS